One stretch of Mycolicibacterium fallax DNA includes these proteins:
- a CDS encoding N-6 DNA methylase, with protein MPTGDDDARRKARGAFFTPEPVARFLFDWAVRRPGDDVLEPSCGEAVFLHQARPGHTGRLTGVEIHPASARRAQRGLRDAGITATVVARDFFCHNEFGDYDAVVGNPPYIRYQDFTGEARARSREAALRAGVALPRLASSWAAFTVHAAGQLRPGGRLALVLPAELLSVNYAAGVRQFLMDNFAAVGLVLFQERVFPGVLEEVVLLLADGYTPAGPGAGHMDLWQVRDADGLTGLSDARRWTPPAGGAKWSGGLMSAAGQAAFDDAVGAGFAPLQHWGETTLGMVTGNNRFFALSPDRVDALGLADDDVVALSPPGSRHLRGLSLTAGTWRELGDGGAAGYLFRPAGEPSAAARSYIRAGENLDVHRAYKCRVRSPWWRVPYLRPADLFLTYMNADTPRLTSNRARAHHLNSVHGVYLRDELRADGIDLLPLAALNSVTLLGAETAGRAYGGGLLKIEPREADHLPVPGPELVRAHAAGLRRVRPGVAARLRAGRLLEAVAVVDEVLLAAVPAGQLAAIRADHADLTARRVARGRSRGG; from the coding sequence ATGACGACGCCCGCCGCAAGGCCCGCGGCGCGTTCTTCACCCCGGAACCGGTGGCCCGCTTCCTGTTTGACTGGGCGGTGCGCCGCCCCGGCGACGACGTGCTGGAGCCGTCCTGCGGGGAGGCGGTGTTCCTGCACCAGGCCCGGCCCGGGCACACCGGCCGGCTGACCGGGGTGGAGATCCATCCGGCCTCGGCCCGACGGGCCCAGCGCGGCCTGCGCGACGCCGGCATAACGGCCACCGTGGTCGCCCGGGACTTCTTCTGCCACAACGAATTCGGCGACTACGACGCGGTCGTCGGCAACCCGCCGTATATCCGCTACCAGGACTTCACCGGGGAGGCTCGGGCGCGGTCCCGCGAGGCCGCGCTGCGCGCCGGGGTGGCGCTGCCCCGGCTGGCGTCGTCGTGGGCGGCGTTCACCGTGCACGCCGCCGGGCAGCTGCGGCCGGGCGGGCGGTTGGCGCTGGTGCTGCCAGCCGAGCTGCTCAGCGTCAACTACGCCGCCGGGGTGCGGCAGTTTCTGATGGACAACTTCGCCGCGGTCGGCCTGGTGCTGTTCCAGGAGCGGGTGTTCCCCGGCGTGTTGGAGGAGGTCGTGCTGCTGCTGGCCGACGGCTACACCCCCGCCGGCCCCGGCGCCGGACACATGGACCTGTGGCAGGTGCGCGACGCCGACGGCCTGACCGGGCTCAGCGACGCGCGGCGCTGGACCCCGCCGGCCGGCGGCGCGAAGTGGTCGGGCGGGCTGATGTCGGCGGCCGGGCAGGCGGCGTTCGACGACGCGGTGGGCGCCGGGTTCGCGCCGCTGCAGCACTGGGGCGAGACCACCCTGGGCATGGTCACCGGCAACAACCGGTTCTTCGCGCTGTCCCCGGACCGCGTCGACGCGCTCGGGCTGGCCGACGACGACGTCGTCGCGCTGTCCCCGCCGGGCTCCCGGCACCTGCGCGGACTGTCGCTGACCGCGGGAACGTGGCGCGAGCTCGGCGACGGCGGCGCGGCCGGCTACCTGTTCCGGCCCGCCGGGGAGCCGTCGGCGGCGGCGCGGTCGTACATCCGGGCCGGGGAGAACCTCGACGTGCACCGGGCCTACAAGTGCCGGGTCCGCAGCCCGTGGTGGCGGGTGCCCTACCTGCGCCCGGCCGACCTGTTCCTGACCTACATGAACGCCGACACCCCCCGGCTGACCAGCAACCGGGCGCGGGCCCATCACCTCAACTCGGTGCACGGGGTGTATTTGCGCGACGAGCTGCGCGCCGACGGGATAGACCTGCTGCCGCTGGCCGCGCTGAACTCGGTCACCCTGCTGGGCGCCGAGACCGCCGGCCGGGCCTACGGCGGCGGGCTGCTCAAGATCGAGCCGCGGGAGGCCGATCACCTGCCGGTTCCGGGCCCGGAGTTGGTGCGCGCGCACGCCGCCGGGCTGCGTCGGGTGCGCCCCGGGGTCGCCGCGCGGCTGCGGGCCGGCCGGCTACTGGAGGCCGTCGCCGTCGTCGACGAGGTGCTGCTGGCGGCGGTGCCGGCGGGGCAGCTGGCGGCCATCCGCGCCGACCACGCCGACCTGACCGCCCGCCGGGTGGCACGCGGGCGGTCCCGTGGCGGCTAG